In the Centroberyx gerrardi isolate f3 chromosome 9, fCenGer3.hap1.cur.20231027, whole genome shotgun sequence genome, one interval contains:
- the LOC139928107 gene encoding guanine nucleotide-binding protein subunit alpha-11 isoform X2 — MTLESMMACCLSEEAKESKRINAEIDKQLRRDKRDARRELKLLLLGTGESGKSTFIKQMRIIHGTGYTDEDKRGFTKLVYQNIFTSMQAMIRATETLKIQYKYEQNKNHALLVREVDVEKVSSFDQPYIGAIKMLWADPGIQEAYDRRREYQLSDSTKYYLSDLERIASPGYVPTQQDVLRVRVPTTGIIEYPFDLENIIFRMVDVGGQRSERRKWIHCFENVTSIMFLVALSEYDQVLVESDNENRMEESKALFRTIITYPWFQNSSVILFLNKKDLLEEKIMYSHLVDYFPEFDGPQRDAQAGREFILKMFVDLNPDSDKIIYSHFTCATDTENIRFVFAAVKDTILQLNLKEYNLV, encoded by the exons ATGACTTTAGAATCCATGATGGCTTGTTGCCTGAGCGAGGAGGCGAAGGAGTCCAAACGAATCAACGCTGAGATCGACAAACAACTTCGGCGAGACAAGAGAGATGCAAGAAGGGAGCTGAAGCTGCTTCTACTGG GTACTGGAGAGAGTGGCAAGAGCACCTTCATCAAGCAGATGAGGATAATTCATGGGACGGGCTACACAGATGAAGATAAGAGGGGCTTCACCAAGCTGGTCTACCAGAACATCTTCACCTCCATGCAGGCCATGATCCGTGCCACCGAGACCCTCAAGATCCAGTACAAGTACGAACAGAACAAG AATCACGCCCTGCTGGTGCGCGAGGTGGACGTGGAGAAGGTGTCATCGTTCGATCAGCCCTACATCGGTGCAATAAAGATGCTGTGGGCCGACCCTGGCATCCAGGAGGCCTACGATCGCAGGAGAGAGTACCAGCTCTCCGACTCAACCAAATA TTACCTTAGTGATTTAGAGCGAATAGCGTCACCAGGGTACGTGCCCACTCAGCAGGACGTGCTGCGGGTTCGAGTGCCCACCACTGGCATCATTGAGTACCCATTTGACCTGGAGAATATTATCTTCAG GATGGTGGATgtggggggtcagaggtcagagaggaggaagtggatcCACTGCTTTGAGAACGTCACCTCCATCATGTTCCTGGTGGCGCTCAGCGAGTACGACCAAGTCCTGGTGGAGTCAGACAACGAG aACCGTATGGAGGAGAGTAAAGCTCTGTTCAGGACCATCATTACATATCCCTGGTTCCAAAACTCCTCTGTCATCCTGTTCCTCAACAAGAAGGacctgctggaggagaagatcATGTACTCTCACCTGGTCGACTACTTCCCAGAGTTTGAtg GTCCCCAGCGGGACGCCCAAGCAGGCCGGGAGTTCATCTTGAAGATGTTTGTGGACTTGAACCCAGACAGTGACAAGATCATCTACTCCCATTTCACCTGCGCCACCGACACAGAGAACATCCGCTTCGTCTTCGCCGCCGTCAAAGACACCATCCTGCAGCTCAACCTCAAAGAATACAAC
- the LOC139928107 gene encoding guanine nucleotide-binding protein subunit alpha-11 isoform X1 produces MTLESMMACCLSEEAKESKRINAEIDKQLRRDKRDARRELKLLLLGTGESGKSTFIKQMRIIHGTGYTDEDKRGFTKLVYQNIFTSMQAMIRATETLKIQYKYEQNKNHALLVREVDVEKVSSFDQPYIGAIKMLWADPGIQEAYDRRREYQLSDSTKYYLSDLERIASPGYVPTQQDVLRVRVPTTGIIEYPFDLENIIFSYLSDLDRIAESSYLPTQQDVLRVRIPTTGIIEYPFDLQSIIFRMVDVGGQRSERRKWIHCFENVTSIMFLVALSEYDQVLVESDNENRMEESKALFRTIITYPWFQNSSVILFLNKKDLLEEKIMYSHLVDYFPEFDGPQRDAQAGREFILKMFVDLNPDSDKIIYSHFTCATDTENIRFVFAAVKDTILQLNLKEYNLV; encoded by the exons ATGACTTTAGAATCCATGATGGCTTGTTGCCTGAGCGAGGAGGCGAAGGAGTCCAAACGAATCAACGCTGAGATCGACAAACAACTTCGGCGAGACAAGAGAGATGCAAGAAGGGAGCTGAAGCTGCTTCTACTGG GTACTGGAGAGAGTGGCAAGAGCACCTTCATCAAGCAGATGAGGATAATTCATGGGACGGGCTACACAGATGAAGATAAGAGGGGCTTCACCAAGCTGGTCTACCAGAACATCTTCACCTCCATGCAGGCCATGATCCGTGCCACCGAGACCCTCAAGATCCAGTACAAGTACGAACAGAACAAG AATCACGCCCTGCTGGTGCGCGAGGTGGACGTGGAGAAGGTGTCATCGTTCGATCAGCCCTACATCGGTGCAATAAAGATGCTGTGGGCCGACCCTGGCATCCAGGAGGCCTACGATCGCAGGAGAGAGTACCAGCTCTCCGACTCAACCAAATA TTACCTTAGTGATTTAGAGCGAATAGCGTCACCAGGGTACGTGCCCACTCAGCAGGACGTGCTGCGGGTTCGAGTGCCCACCACTGGCATCATTGAGTACCCATTTGACCTGGAGAATATTATCTTCAG CTATCTAAGTGATCTGGATCGTATTGCTGAATCGTCCTATCTACCAACCCAACAGGATGTGCTTAGGGTTCGAATCCCAACCACTGGGATCATAGAGTACCCTTTCGACTTGCAAAGCATCATTTTCAG GATGGTGGATgtggggggtcagaggtcagagaggaggaagtggatcCACTGCTTTGAGAACGTCACCTCCATCATGTTCCTGGTGGCGCTCAGCGAGTACGACCAAGTCCTGGTGGAGTCAGACAACGAG aACCGTATGGAGGAGAGTAAAGCTCTGTTCAGGACCATCATTACATATCCCTGGTTCCAAAACTCCTCTGTCATCCTGTTCCTCAACAAGAAGGacctgctggaggagaagatcATGTACTCTCACCTGGTCGACTACTTCCCAGAGTTTGAtg GTCCCCAGCGGGACGCCCAAGCAGGCCGGGAGTTCATCTTGAAGATGTTTGTGGACTTGAACCCAGACAGTGACAAGATCATCTACTCCCATTTCACCTGCGCCACCGACACAGAGAACATCCGCTTCGTCTTCGCCGCCGTCAAAGACACCATCCTGCAGCTCAACCTCAAAGAATACAAC
- the LOC139928107 gene encoding guanine nucleotide-binding protein G(q) subunit alpha isoform X3 → MTLESMMACCLSEEAKESKRINAEIDKQLRRDKRDARRELKLLLLGTGESGKSTFIKQMRIIHGTGYTDEDKRGFTKLVYQNIFTSMQAMIRATETLKIQYKYEQNKNHALLVREVDVEKVSSFDQPYIGAIKMLWADPGIQEAYDRRREYQLSDSTKYYLSDLDRIAESSYLPTQQDVLRVRIPTTGIIEYPFDLQSIIFRMVDVGGQRSERRKWIHCFENVTSIMFLVALSEYDQVLVESDNENRMEESKALFRTIITYPWFQNSSVILFLNKKDLLEEKIMYSHLVDYFPEFDGPQRDAQAGREFILKMFVDLNPDSDKIIYSHFTCATDTENIRFVFAAVKDTILQLNLKEYNLV, encoded by the exons ATGACTTTAGAATCCATGATGGCTTGTTGCCTGAGCGAGGAGGCGAAGGAGTCCAAACGAATCAACGCTGAGATCGACAAACAACTTCGGCGAGACAAGAGAGATGCAAGAAGGGAGCTGAAGCTGCTTCTACTGG GTACTGGAGAGAGTGGCAAGAGCACCTTCATCAAGCAGATGAGGATAATTCATGGGACGGGCTACACAGATGAAGATAAGAGGGGCTTCACCAAGCTGGTCTACCAGAACATCTTCACCTCCATGCAGGCCATGATCCGTGCCACCGAGACCCTCAAGATCCAGTACAAGTACGAACAGAACAAG AATCACGCCCTGCTGGTGCGCGAGGTGGACGTGGAGAAGGTGTCATCGTTCGATCAGCCCTACATCGGTGCAATAAAGATGCTGTGGGCCGACCCTGGCATCCAGGAGGCCTACGATCGCAGGAGAGAGTACCAGCTCTCCGACTCAACCAAATA CTATCTAAGTGATCTGGATCGTATTGCTGAATCGTCCTATCTACCAACCCAACAGGATGTGCTTAGGGTTCGAATCCCAACCACTGGGATCATAGAGTACCCTTTCGACTTGCAAAGCATCATTTTCAG GATGGTGGATgtggggggtcagaggtcagagaggaggaagtggatcCACTGCTTTGAGAACGTCACCTCCATCATGTTCCTGGTGGCGCTCAGCGAGTACGACCAAGTCCTGGTGGAGTCAGACAACGAG aACCGTATGGAGGAGAGTAAAGCTCTGTTCAGGACCATCATTACATATCCCTGGTTCCAAAACTCCTCTGTCATCCTGTTCCTCAACAAGAAGGacctgctggaggagaagatcATGTACTCTCACCTGGTCGACTACTTCCCAGAGTTTGAtg GTCCCCAGCGGGACGCCCAAGCAGGCCGGGAGTTCATCTTGAAGATGTTTGTGGACTTGAACCCAGACAGTGACAAGATCATCTACTCCCATTTCACCTGCGCCACCGACACAGAGAACATCCGCTTCGTCTTCGCCGCCGTCAAAGACACCATCCTGCAGCTCAACCTCAAAGAATACAAC
- the gna15.1 gene encoding guanine nucleotide-binding protein subunit alpha-15.1: MDGCWQWCHRTCVCCLTEEERRTIAVDKEIQRILHQQKKRERKEIKVLLLGTGESGKTTFIRQMRIIHGRGFSEEERKAFAKCIFQNIFTAIKAMTGAMTSLKIPYSSPENEMCAKWLQDVDTVQVTQLDRGYVDAIRRLWADSGIRVCYGRRREYQLLDSTEYYMTHLDRIAAPDYIPTDQDVLRVRFPTTGIHDYAFNVKTITLRIVDVGGQKSERRKWIHCFENVTSLIFLASLSEYDQVLEERETDNRMHESLALFYTTIHSPWFLNTSIILFLNKTDILADKIQTSDLQKYFPGFTGKKRDAEDAKNYIRKMYEQQALSRDKREERKTLYPHFTCATDTNNIRRVFSDVKDTVLLKSLRDYGVI; this comes from the exons ATGGATGGCTGCTGGCAGTGGTGCCATCGCAcctgtgtgtgctgtctgaccgaggaggagaggaggactaTCGCAGTGGACAAAGAAATCCAGAGGATCCTCCaccagcagaagaagagggaacGAAAGGAAATCAAAGTCCTGCTCCTAG GCACCGGGGAGAGCGGGAAAACCACCTTCATCCGACAGATGAGGATCATCCACGGAAGAGGCttctcagaggaggagaggaaggcctTCGCTAAATGTATCTTCCAGAACATCTTCACTGCCATCAAGGCCATGACAGGAGCCATGACCAGCCTGAAGATCCCCTACTCCAGCCCAGAGAACGAG ATGTGTGCTAAGTGGCTGCAGGACGTGGACACGGTGCAGGTGACCCAGCTGGACCGGGGCTACGTGGACGCCATCCGACGCCTCTGGGCCGACTCGGGCATCCGGGTCTGCTACGGCCGCCGCCGCGAGTACCAGCTGCTGGACTCCACTGAGTA CTACATGACTCATCTGGACCGCATCGCCGCGCCAGACTACATCCCCACCGACCAGGATGTGCTGCGAGTTCGATTCCCCACCACGGGCATCCACGACTACGCCTTCAACGTCAAGACCATCACGCTCAG GATTGTGGATGTGGGCGGCCAGAAGTCGGAGCGTCGGaagtggattcactgttttgaGAACGTCACCTCCCTCATCTTCCTGGCCTCCCTCAGCGAGTACGACCAggtcctggaggagagagagaccgat aacCGAATGCATGAGAGCCTGGCTCTGTTCTACACCACCATCCACTCCCCCTGGTTCCTCAACACCtccatcatcctcttcctcaacaaGACCGACATCCTGGCCGACAAGATCCAGACCTCTGACCTGCAGAAGTACTTCCCCGGCTTCAcag GCAAGAAGCGGGACGCGGAGGACGCCAAGAACTACATCCGCAAGATGTACGAGCAGCAGGCGCTCAGCCGCgacaagagggaggagaggaagactcTTTACCCGCACTTCACCTGCGCCACCGACACCAACAACATCCGCCGGGTCTTCAGCGACGTCAAGGACACCGTGCTGCTCAAGTCTCTCAGGGACTACGGAGTCATCTGA